From Prosthecobacter sp., the proteins below share one genomic window:
- a CDS encoding response regulator transcription factor, giving the protein MTALIIDDEIQIRRLLRMALESKGYTVREAENGTLGLQDAVFHKPDVILLDLGLPDMDGVEVLKRLREWSQVPVLILSVRDQESVKLAAFDAGADDYVTKPFSTAELLARLTAIQRRQGQDETACLSVGGLVLDPVHHEATLNGQPLKLTPTEYAMLAQLVRHAGKVVTLKHLLRAVWGPQAEQQSHYLRVYASHLRHKLEGSTLEIKNEPGIGYRLEER; this is encoded by the coding sequence ATGACCGCCCTGATCATCGACGACGAAATCCAGATCCGCCGCCTGCTGCGCATGGCGTTGGAGTCGAAGGGCTACACCGTGCGCGAGGCTGAAAACGGTACGCTGGGCCTGCAGGATGCCGTGTTTCACAAACCCGACGTCATCCTCCTCGATCTCGGTCTGCCGGACATGGACGGTGTCGAAGTTCTCAAACGCCTCCGCGAATGGAGCCAGGTTCCGGTCCTGATTTTGAGCGTGCGTGATCAAGAGTCGGTGAAGCTTGCGGCCTTCGATGCCGGTGCGGATGATTACGTCACCAAGCCCTTCAGCACCGCCGAACTCCTCGCCCGCCTCACCGCCATCCAGCGCCGCCAGGGCCAGGACGAAACGGCCTGTCTGAGCGTTGGCGGCCTCGTGCTCGATCCTGTGCATCACGAGGCCACGCTGAACGGACAGCCGCTCAAACTCACGCCCACGGAGTATGCGATGCTGGCGCAGCTCGTCCGTCACGCGGGCAAAGTTGTCACGTTGAAACACCTCCTCCGTGCTGTCTGGGGCCCGCAGGCCGAGCAGCAGAGCCATTATCTGCGAGTGTATGCCAGCCACCTCCGCCATAAACTCGAAGGCTCCACTCTGGAGATCAAAAATGAGCCGGGCATAGGCTACCGGCTGGAGGAGCGGTGA
- a CDS encoding sensor histidine kinase KdpD gives MNDDQRPDPDALLAQMQQADAAAKSGKLFIFLGMCPGVGKTYAMLQTARQRVIEGVDVLAGIIETHGRFETAALLEGMTVLPRKQLEHRGFTLEEFDIDAVLAQRPQLVLVDELAHTNAPGSRHAKRYQDVLEIIDAGIDVYTTLNVQHIDSQVDIVRQVSGVAITETVPDSILDVAHEIQLIDLSVEKLLERMADGKVYLGERAELAVSNFFKEGNLTALRELALRFTAEQVDRDLEDIRRLKRVSSPWKTNARLMVGVGPSPYAESLIRWTRRAATRLNCPWIVVWVEGSRVLTPVEQDRLTRSLGLARKLGGEVVSVTGENITEALLQVARERNVSQVVVGKPDNPSLWKKSLADQLILGSGDIDVCVVRPLAATDKARNLTPLQETVPESIIGEYSWALVTVFSIASVCWGLVSITGYMFVALVFLLAVVLAALRFSRGPVMLMATLSALCWNFFFIPPQYTFYINKAEDWIMFGMFFIVAISMGSLTSRLRMREIAERRRLRQTDALLRVTQSAALAAEPEKGLAEALRTINELLNADTALVVREQDRSLPKAAHRASSFHPSPKEWGVVAWSYENKQCAGRFTDTLPESAATWFPLQTATSNMGVLGVQMPREARLDFTTRQTIEAFALQLALVLEKEHFIQAVSHAEVLAQSEKLHRTLLDSVSHELKTPLAVIHAALEGMNDMRSPYIAEINTASQRLQRVVDNLLQMTRLESEVLQPNLGWCDLRDVIAAARQAAGDVLSMHPVNVWIPDHLPLVKLDHTLLAQALANILHNAAVYTPQEATIEITASLHAQRLRLTIRDHGPGLPLGEEQRVFEKFYRAKGSPAGGTGLGLAIARGFIQAQGGDITARNHPEGGAEFVIEVERVFQLVPTAPPAAEPTS, from the coding sequence ATGAATGACGATCAACGCCCCGACCCGGATGCTCTGCTCGCGCAGATGCAACAGGCGGATGCGGCTGCGAAATCCGGCAAGCTCTTCATCTTCCTCGGCATGTGCCCAGGCGTCGGGAAGACCTACGCGATGCTGCAAACCGCACGCCAGCGGGTCATAGAAGGCGTGGATGTGCTCGCAGGCATCATCGAAACACACGGACGCTTCGAGACGGCCGCGTTGCTCGAAGGCATGACGGTTCTGCCCCGCAAGCAGCTCGAACATCGCGGCTTCACGTTGGAGGAGTTCGACATCGACGCGGTGCTCGCGCAAAGGCCGCAGCTCGTGCTTGTCGATGAACTCGCGCACACCAACGCGCCCGGCTCACGACATGCCAAACGTTATCAGGATGTGCTGGAGATCATCGACGCCGGTATCGACGTTTACACGACGCTCAATGTCCAGCACATCGACAGCCAGGTGGACATCGTGCGGCAGGTCAGCGGCGTGGCCATCACCGAGACGGTGCCGGACTCGATCCTCGATGTCGCGCATGAGATCCAGCTCATCGACCTCAGTGTCGAAAAACTGCTGGAGCGCATGGCCGACGGCAAAGTGTATCTCGGCGAGCGTGCTGAACTCGCCGTCTCAAATTTCTTCAAAGAAGGCAACCTCACCGCGCTACGCGAACTGGCCTTGCGATTCACCGCCGAGCAGGTGGATCGCGATCTGGAGGACATCCGCCGACTGAAGCGCGTCAGCAGTCCGTGGAAAACCAACGCACGGCTCATGGTCGGCGTCGGCCCGAGTCCGTATGCCGAAAGCCTCATCCGCTGGACGCGCCGTGCCGCCACGAGGCTGAATTGTCCTTGGATCGTCGTGTGGGTGGAAGGTTCGCGCGTGCTCACGCCCGTCGAGCAGGACCGTCTCACGCGCTCGCTCGGCCTCGCACGCAAACTCGGTGGCGAAGTCGTCTCCGTAACTGGTGAGAATATCACCGAGGCGCTGCTGCAAGTCGCCCGTGAGCGCAACGTCTCGCAGGTCGTCGTCGGCAAGCCGGACAATCCCTCGCTTTGGAAGAAGTCGCTCGCGGATCAACTCATCCTCGGCAGCGGCGACATCGACGTGTGCGTCGTGCGACCCCTCGCCGCCACTGACAAGGCACGCAACCTCACACCGCTGCAAGAGACGGTGCCCGAATCCATCATCGGCGAATACAGTTGGGCGCTGGTGACAGTATTCAGCATCGCCAGTGTGTGCTGGGGTCTGGTGTCCATCACAGGCTACATGTTCGTCGCGCTCGTGTTCCTGCTCGCCGTCGTGCTGGCGGCGCTGCGTTTCAGTCGTGGACCGGTCATGCTCATGGCCACGCTCAGCGCCCTGTGCTGGAACTTTTTCTTCATCCCGCCGCAGTACACGTTTTACATCAACAAGGCCGAGGACTGGATCATGTTCGGCATGTTCTTCATCGTCGCCATCAGCATGGGCAGCCTCACTAGCCGCCTGCGGATGCGCGAGATCGCCGAGCGTCGTCGTTTGCGTCAGACGGATGCTTTGCTGCGCGTCACCCAAAGTGCCGCGCTAGCCGCTGAACCCGAAAAAGGTCTCGCCGAGGCACTGCGCACGATCAACGAGCTGCTCAATGCGGACACCGCGCTCGTCGTGCGCGAGCAGGACCGCTCGCTGCCAAAAGCCGCGCACAGGGCCAGCAGCTTCCATCCTTCACCAAAAGAATGGGGCGTGGTGGCCTGGAGCTACGAGAACAAACAGTGCGCGGGCCGCTTCACCGACACACTGCCCGAGTCCGCCGCCACCTGGTTCCCGCTGCAAACCGCCACCTCAAACATGGGCGTTCTCGGCGTGCAGATGCCACGCGAGGCGCGGCTCGATTTCACCACACGGCAGACCATCGAGGCTTTCGCGCTTCAGCTCGCGCTCGTTTTGGAGAAGGAGCATTTCATCCAGGCCGTCAGCCACGCCGAAGTGCTCGCCCAATCCGAGAAACTGCACCGCACCCTGCTCGACAGCGTTTCGCATGAGCTCAAAACGCCGCTCGCCGTGATTCACGCCGCATTGGAAGGCATGAATGACATGCGAAGTCCTTACATCGCGGAGATCAACACGGCCTCACAGCGATTGCAGCGCGTGGTGGACAATCTGTTGCAGATGACACGCCTCGAATCCGAAGTGTTGCAGCCGAATCTCGGCTGGTGCGATCTGCGCGATGTCATCGCTGCTGCCAGACAGGCCGCAGGCGATGTTTTGAGCATGCATCCAGTGAATGTATGGATACCCGACCACCTCCCGCTGGTGAAACTCGATCACACCTTGCTTGCGCAGGCTTTGGCGAACATTCTGCACAACGCTGCTGTTTACACACCGCAGGAAGCCACCATCGAAATCACTGCCAGCCTGCACGCCCAAAGACTCCGTCTTACCATCCGCGATCACGGCCCAGGTCTGCCGCTTGGCGAGGAACAGCGCGTGTTTGAGAAATTCTACCGCGCCAAAGGCTCCCCGGCGGGTGGCACAGGCCTCGGTCTTGCCATCGCCCGCGGCTTCATCCAAGCCCAGGGCGGCGACATCACCGCACGCAATCATCCCGAAGGTGGAGCGGAGTTTGTGATCGAGGTAGAACGAGTTTTCCAACTCGTTCCCACAGCACCGCCTGCCGCCGAACCAACGAGTTAG
- a CDS encoding potassium-transporting ATPase subunit C: MSTTRSSNATRVPPRVWAFYAAALALLLLFFALIAQFAKVGKSKEEFKVPDDVQAARELLTQKFTGPQYFQIGEEKGLLPYPCISVTDARSQMDRIIKERKLTPEVAIQINKLIEKLTVPEPSRMVGVDHVNILQLNLALDKLR; this comes from the coding sequence ATGTCCACCACACGATCATCCAACGCCACGCGGGTGCCGCCACGTGTATGGGCGTTCTATGCCGCCGCACTCGCCCTGCTGCTGCTGTTTTTTGCGCTGATCGCACAGTTCGCCAAGGTCGGAAAATCCAAGGAAGAGTTCAAGGTGCCCGACGATGTCCAGGCCGCACGCGAGCTGCTTACCCAAAAATTCACCGGCCCGCAATACTTCCAGATCGGCGAAGAGAAAGGCCTGCTGCCCTATCCTTGCATCTCCGTGACCGATGCCAGGTCGCAGATGGACCGGATCATCAAAGAACGAAAGCTGACGCCCGAGGTCGCCATTCAAATCAACAAACTCATCGAGAAACTGACCGTGCCAGAACCATCGCGCATGGTCGGCGTTGATCATGTCAACATCCTCCAACTCAACCTCGCGCTGGATAAGTTGCGATAA
- the kdpC gene encoding K(+)-transporting ATPase subunit C — MKALFSELRPAIMATLVLAAVTCGAYPLLVTGIAQTAFKKQAAGSLITDKDGKVIGSALLGQNFAADHYFHPRPSAAGAGYDAASSGGSNLGPTSQKLNDAIKERIAAYRTKNDLAADAVVPADAVTASGSGLDPHISVKNAELQAARVAKARNLSVEKVKELITTSTAKSDLGILGEAGVNVLKLNLALDALK, encoded by the coding sequence ATGAAAGCTCTCTTTTCCGAACTCCGCCCCGCCATCATGGCCACACTCGTGCTCGCCGCTGTGACCTGCGGTGCTTATCCGCTCCTCGTCACCGGCATAGCTCAAACGGCCTTCAAAAAACAAGCTGCAGGCAGCCTCATCACCGACAAAGACGGCAAAGTCATCGGCTCCGCCCTGCTCGGCCAGAACTTCGCCGCCGATCATTACTTCCATCCGCGCCCCAGCGCCGCAGGTGCCGGCTATGACGCCGCCAGCTCCGGTGGCAGCAATCTCGGACCCACCTCGCAAAAGCTCAACGATGCCATCAAAGAACGCATCGCCGCCTATCGCACCAAGAACGATCTCGCAGCCGATGCCGTTGTGCCTGCTGATGCCGTCACCGCCTCTGGCAGTGGCCTTGATCCGCACATCAGCGTGAAGAACGCCGAGTTGCAGGCCGCCCGCGTCGCTAAAGCCCGCAACCTCAGCGTCGAGAAGGTCAAGGAACTCATCACCACCAGCACCGCGAAGTCCGACCTCGGCATCCTCGGCGAGGCTGGCGTGAATGTGCTCAAGCTCAATCTCGCGCTCGATGCCCTCAAGTAA
- the kdpB gene encoding potassium-transporting ATPase subunit KdpB translates to MSHKPTSLFDASILVPVIGDAFKKLDPRLMVKNPVMFVTLVGAVLTTVSIFTAKADHGFIIQLSIWLWFTVLFANFAEAVAEGRGKAQAASLRAARKDTMARRLKNGVETSVPAPALEKGDLVVCETGDVIPADGEVIEGIASVDEAAITGESAPVIRESGGDRSAVTGGTRVISDRIVIRITSEKGNTFIDRMIAMVEGAKRQKTPNEIALTILLSAMTLIFLLVVITLKPFGIYAGMDFSIPVLIALLVCLIPTTIGGLLSAIGISGIDRLIRRNVMATSGRAVEAAGDIDVLLLDKTGTITIGNRMASDFRPAPGVTEQQLADAAQLASLADETPEGRSIVVLAKEKFNIRGRELAAPHASFIPFTAQTRMSGVDLDGRSIRKGAADSIKAHVEALGGVYPPEVAKIVEAASRAGRTPLVVCEVNKVLGVVELKDVVKGGIKERFAQLRKMGIRTVMITGDNPMTAAAIAAEAGVDDFMAQATPEDKLRRIRAEQAEGHLVAMTGDGTNDAPALAQADVGVAMNTGTQAAREAGNMVDLDSNPTKLIEIVEIGKQLLMTLGSLTTFSIANDIAKYFAIIPAMLMVTFPAISPLNIMGLVSPQSAILSAIIFNALIIVALIPLALKGVPYRAIGAAAVLQRNLLVYGLGGILVPFIGIKAIDLIVATLHLA, encoded by the coding sequence ATGTCCCACAAACCCACATCTCTTTTTGATGCTTCCATCCTCGTCCCCGTCATCGGCGACGCGTTCAAGAAGCTCGATCCCCGCCTGATGGTGAAGAACCCCGTCATGTTCGTCACGCTCGTCGGCGCGGTGCTCACCACCGTGAGCATATTCACCGCCAAGGCCGATCATGGCTTCATCATCCAGCTCAGCATATGGCTTTGGTTCACCGTGCTCTTCGCGAACTTCGCCGAAGCCGTCGCCGAAGGCCGTGGCAAGGCCCAGGCTGCCAGCCTGCGTGCCGCGCGCAAAGACACGATGGCCCGCCGCCTCAAAAATGGCGTGGAGACCAGCGTCCCGGCTCCTGCCCTCGAAAAAGGCGATCTCGTCGTCTGTGAAACCGGCGACGTGATCCCCGCCGATGGCGAAGTCATCGAAGGCATCGCCAGTGTCGATGAAGCCGCCATCACCGGCGAATCCGCACCCGTCATCCGCGAAAGCGGCGGCGACCGCAGCGCCGTCACCGGCGGCACGCGTGTCATCAGCGACCGCATCGTCATCCGCATCACCTCGGAAAAAGGCAACACATTCATCGACCGCATGATCGCGATGGTAGAAGGCGCGAAACGCCAGAAAACACCGAACGAAATCGCGCTCACCATCCTGCTCTCCGCGATGACGCTCATCTTCCTGCTCGTGGTCATCACGCTGAAGCCCTTCGGCATCTACGCTGGGATGGATTTCTCGATCCCCGTACTCATTGCCCTGCTCGTGTGCCTCATTCCGACGACAATTGGCGGCCTCTTGAGTGCGATCGGCATCAGCGGCATCGACCGCCTCATCCGCCGCAACGTTATGGCCACCTCAGGACGCGCTGTCGAAGCCGCGGGCGACATCGACGTGCTCCTGCTCGACAAAACCGGCACCATCACCATTGGCAATCGCATGGCCTCCGACTTCCGTCCTGCGCCTGGCGTCACCGAGCAACAACTCGCCGATGCCGCGCAGCTCGCCTCCCTCGCCGATGAAACACCCGAAGGCCGCAGCATCGTGGTGCTCGCGAAAGAGAAGTTCAACATCCGTGGTCGCGAACTCGCCGCGCCACATGCCAGCTTCATTCCCTTCACCGCGCAGACTCGCATGAGCGGTGTCGATCTCGATGGCCGCAGCATTCGCAAAGGTGCCGCCGATTCGATCAAAGCCCACGTCGAAGCCCTCGGCGGCGTGTATCCGCCGGAAGTCGCCAAGATCGTCGAAGCCGCCTCCCGCGCTGGCCGCACACCGCTTGTCGTGTGCGAGGTCAACAAGGTGCTCGGCGTTGTCGAACTCAAAGACGTCGTCAAAGGCGGCATCAAAGAGCGCTTTGCCCAGCTTCGCAAAATGGGCATCCGCACCGTCATGATCACCGGTGACAATCCCATGACCGCCGCCGCTATCGCAGCCGAGGCCGGTGTCGATGACTTCATGGCGCAAGCCACGCCCGAAGACAAACTCCGCCGCATTCGCGCCGAGCAGGCCGAGGGTCATCTCGTCGCCATGACCGGCGACGGCACCAATGACGCCCCCGCCTTGGCCCAGGCCGATGTCGGCGTCGCCATGAACACCGGCACCCAAGCCGCTCGTGAAGCCGGCAACATGGTCGATCTCGATAGCAATCCCACGAAGCTCATCGAGATCGTCGAGATCGGCAAACAGCTCCTCATGACGCTTGGTTCGCTCACCACGTTCAGCATCGCCAACGACATCGCCAAATACTTCGCCATCATCCCCGCGATGCTCATGGTCACGTTCCCCGCGATCAGTCCGCTGAACATTATGGGCCTCGTCAGCCCGCAGAGCGCCATCTTGAGCGCCATCATCTTCAATGCGCTCATCATTGTCGCCTTGATCCCGCTCGCCCTCAAAGGCGTGCCGTATCGCGCGATCGGAGCCGCCGCCGTCTTGCAGCGCAACCTGCTCGTCTATGGCCTCGGTGGCATCCTCGTCCCCTTCATCGGCATCAAGGCGATTGATCTCATCGTCGCCACCCTTCACCTCGCCTAA
- the kdpA gene encoding potassium-transporting ATPase subunit KdpA: MHSTDWIQFALYLGLLTLITKPLGLYLVQVLDANGRTWLDPIIKPFEKITYRLLGVDSQREQGWKQYTFAMLAFSLVGVVFTYTILRLQDVLPWNPQGLPALSHHLAFNTAVSFTTNTNWQSYGGEATMSYFSQMVGLTFHNFVSAATGIAIAAALVRGIARSSVKTLGNFWVDLTRTTYYLLLPLCAVFAIFLVSQGMIQNFDAYTKAATLEGTEQVIAQGPMASQVAIKMLGTNGGGFMNANASYPFENPTPLSNFIQMLSIFSIGSGLTYYLGRMVKNQAHGWAVWAAMMVLFVGGVLVCAHFEAAGNPIHQQLGIAAADGNMEGKEVRFGIFNSSLFATITTAASCGAVNSMHDSFTAIGGLVPLFMIELGEVVIGGVGAGLYGMLVFVILAVFIAGLMVGRTPEYLGKKIQAKEVKLAMLTLLVLTLSILGFTAWASVSEWGLVGLNNSGPHGFSEMLYAYSSATGNNGSAFAGLTANTPWYNTTLGFAMLIGRFLMIVPIMALAGSLAGKQASPPSAGTFPVHGATFTFLLIGTVLLIGALNFLPALALGPIVEHFLTAQGKLF, encoded by the coding sequence ATGCACTCCACCGACTGGATTCAATTCGCCCTCTACCTGGGCCTGCTCACGCTCATCACGAAGCCGCTGGGCCTCTACCTCGTGCAGGTGCTCGATGCGAATGGACGCACCTGGCTTGATCCGATCATCAAACCGTTCGAAAAGATCACCTACAGGCTCCTCGGTGTTGATTCGCAGCGCGAGCAAGGCTGGAAGCAATACACCTTCGCCATGCTGGCATTCAGCTTGGTCGGTGTCGTGTTCACCTACACGATCCTGCGTTTGCAGGATGTGCTGCCGTGGAATCCGCAGGGGCTACCGGCTTTGAGTCATCATCTGGCCTTCAACACCGCTGTCAGTTTCACGACGAACACGAACTGGCAGAGCTACGGCGGCGAGGCCACGATGTCCTACTTCTCGCAGATGGTGGGGCTGACGTTTCATAACTTCGTCTCCGCCGCCACCGGCATCGCGATTGCTGCGGCATTGGTTCGCGGTATCGCACGCAGCTCGGTGAAGACGCTGGGCAACTTCTGGGTTGATCTCACCCGCACGACTTACTATCTCCTCCTGCCATTGTGCGCTGTGTTCGCGATCTTCCTCGTGTCGCAGGGCATGATTCAAAACTTCGACGCCTATACAAAAGCGGCGACGCTCGAAGGCACGGAGCAAGTCATCGCCCAAGGTCCGATGGCCTCGCAGGTCGCCATCAAGATGCTAGGCACGAACGGCGGTGGCTTCATGAATGCGAACGCTTCATATCCCTTCGAAAATCCGACGCCGCTGTCGAACTTCATCCAGATGCTCTCGATCTTCTCGATTGGCAGCGGATTGACCTACTACCTCGGACGCATGGTGAAGAACCAGGCGCACGGCTGGGCCGTGTGGGCGGCGATGATGGTCCTCTTTGTCGGCGGCGTGCTCGTTTGCGCTCACTTTGAAGCTGCGGGCAATCCCATCCATCAGCAGCTCGGGATCGCCGCTGCGGATGGCAACATGGAGGGCAAGGAAGTGCGCTTTGGCATCTTCAACTCGTCCCTCTTCGCCACCATCACCACCGCCGCCTCCTGTGGAGCGGTGAACTCGATGCATGACTCCTTCACGGCCATCGGCGGCCTGGTGCCGCTGTTCATGATTGAGCTGGGCGAAGTCGTCATCGGCGGTGTCGGCGCGGGTTTGTATGGTATGTTGGTCTTCGTCATCCTCGCCGTCTTTATCGCCGGACTCATGGTGGGCCGCACGCCGGAGTATCTGGGCAAGAAGATCCAGGCCAAGGAAGTGAAGCTCGCCATGCTCACTCTGCTGGTTCTTACGCTCAGCATCCTCGGCTTCACCGCCTGGGCTAGTGTGAGCGAATGGGGCCTCGTCGGCCTCAACAACAGCGGCCCACACGGCTTCAGCGAGATGCTCTACGCTTACAGTTCCGCCACCGGCAACAACGGCAGCGCCTTCGCCGGTCTCACCGCCAACACGCCCTGGTATAACACCACGCTCGGCTTTGCCATGCTCATCGGCCGCTTCCTCATGATCGTGCCCATCATGGCGCTCGCCGGATCACTCGCTGGCAAACAAGCCTCGCCACCGAGCGCGGGCACCTTCCCGGTCCATGGAGCGACCTTCACCTTCCTGCTCATCGGCACCGTGCTGCTCATCGGTGCGCTCAATTTCCTTCCTGCTCTCGCCCTCGGACCCATCGTCGAGCACTTCCTCACGGCCCAGGGAAAACTGTTCTAA
- a CDS encoding ATP-binding protein, which produces MNTEDTFKPKPAREPVPTHVVGQFSWGLTIIFVLASACWVLLPYTGYLFSALVFLMVIVLAGTRWNRGPVLAMAVVSALVWNFIFIPPQFTLHIEKPQDIIMFAIFFVVALSMGHLITRLREREAALERHHREREELLAQKHRAELLAESERLHRTLLDSISHELKTPIAIIRTALDGLGQGNPYAAEIETANRRLQRIVENFLEMTRVESEALKPHLDWCEIGDVLHATTTPLHRELAEHPSIITGIESLPLLMLDSRLLAQALGNVLHNATLYAPAGTPVEIAVSLTNNTLEFRVHDHGPGLALGIEEHLFDKFYRAPDSPAGGTGLGLAIARGLMRAMKGDIEAHNHPEGGAEFMLRLPVKTRTT; this is translated from the coding sequence ATGAACACCGAGGACACTTTCAAACCCAAACCAGCCCGCGAACCGGTGCCGACGCATGTGGTCGGCCAGTTCAGCTGGGGATTGACGATCATCTTCGTGCTGGCCTCGGCATGCTGGGTGCTGCTGCCTTACACGGGCTATCTTTTCTCGGCGCTGGTGTTTCTGATGGTCATCGTGCTGGCAGGCACGCGGTGGAATCGCGGGCCGGTGCTGGCGATGGCGGTGGTGAGCGCACTGGTATGGAATTTCATCTTCATTCCGCCGCAGTTTACGCTGCACATCGAGAAACCGCAGGACATCATCATGTTCGCGATATTTTTCGTCGTGGCGCTGAGCATGGGCCATCTCATCACGCGGCTGCGAGAACGTGAGGCGGCTCTTGAGCGGCATCATCGTGAGCGCGAGGAGTTGCTGGCACAAAAGCACCGCGCTGAGTTGCTCGCCGAATCCGAGCGCCTGCACCGCACGCTGCTCGACAGCATTTCGCACGAGCTGAAAACGCCCATCGCCATCATCCGCACGGCCTTGGACGGCCTGGGCCAGGGCAATCCCTACGCGGCGGAGATTGAGACAGCCAACCGCCGTCTCCAGCGCATTGTGGAGAACTTCCTGGAGATGACCCGTGTGGAATCCGAAGCGCTCAAGCCACATCTCGACTGGTGCGAGATCGGTGATGTGCTCCACGCCACCACCACGCCTCTTCATCGCGAGCTTGCCGAGCATCCTTCGATCATCACCGGTATCGAAAGTCTGCCACTGCTCATGCTCGACAGCCGTTTGCTCGCGCAGGCGCTCGGCAACGTGCTGCACAATGCCACGCTTTATGCGCCTGCTGGAACGCCGGTTGAAATCGCTGTCAGTCTCACCAACAACACGCTGGAATTCCGTGTGCACGATCACGGTCCCGGTTTGGCTCTGGGCATCGAGGAGCACTTGTTCGACAAATTCTATCGCGCTCCCGACTCACCTGCTGGCGGCACGGGGCTCGGACTCGCCATCGCACGCGGCTTGATGCGAGCCATGAAAGGTGACATCGAAGCACACAATCATCCCGAAGGCGGCGCGGAGTTCATGCTCCGCCTGCCGGTGAAGACCCGCACCACCTGA